In Piliocolobus tephrosceles isolate RC106 chromosome 5, ASM277652v3, whole genome shotgun sequence, a single genomic region encodes these proteins:
- the C5H6orf226 gene encoding uncharacterized protein C6orf226 homolog, translating into MERPRSPRSSAPAPASASVTLAQLLQLVQQGGELPGLERRHIAAIHGEPTASRLPRRPKPWEAAALAESLPPPTLRIGTAPAEPGLAEAATAPSS; encoded by the coding sequence ATGGAGCGTCCTCGCAGTCCCCGCTCctcggccccggccccggcctcGGCTTCGGTTACCCTGGCGCAGCTCCTGCAGCTGGTCCAGCAGGGCGGGGAGCTCCCGGGTCTGGAGAGACGCCACATCGCGGCGATACACGGCGAACCCACAGCGTCCCGGCTCCCGCGGAGGCCCAAGCCCTGGGAGGCCGCGGCACTGGCTGAGTCCCTTCCTCCTCCGACCCTCAGGATAGGAACGGCCCCGGCGGAGCCTGGCTTGGCTGAGGCAGCGACTGCACCTTCTTCATGA